The region GGCGATTGCCGATCTTGATTATCGTCCCAGCCAGATGGCGCGCGGACTGAAGCGTGGCCGCACGCGGCTGATTGGCCTGATTATCGCGGATATTACCAATCCCTATTCAGTGGATGTTCTGAGCGGCATTGAAGCGGCCTGTCGCGCGCAGGGTTTTACGCTGCTGATGTGTAACACCAATAACGAAGTCGATCGTGAACAGTATTATCTGCAATTGCTCAGCAGTTATCAGGTCGAGGGGATCGTGGTCAATGCGGTGGGGATGCACGAAGAGGTGTTGAAACGCCTGCAGCAGTCGATGTTGCCGATGGTGTTGATCGACCGCAAAATTCCTGACTTCGCCTGCGATGTGGTTGGCCTGAATAATCCCGAAGCCGCGCAAATTGCCACCCAGCACCTGCTGGATAATGGTTACGATGCGCTGCTGTTCCTCAGCGAACCGTTGGGCAGCGTCAACACCCGCCGTGAACGCCTTGGCGCCTTCTATGACACCAGCAAAGCCCATGCCGGGGTGATGGCGGAAAACGCCGAAGTGCCCTTGCACCAGCCAGAGCAGCTGGAGCAGGTACTGCGGGCATTCCAGCAACGCCACAGTGACAAACGCTGCGCGGTGATGGCCGCCAACGGTGCCCTGACCTTGCAGGTGGCGCGCGCCTTGCAGCGGCTCGAACAGCGCTGGGGGGAAACCATCGGCCTGCTCGGTTTTGATGAGCTGGAGTGGGCCGCACTGGCAGGCGTGGGCATCACCACCCTGAAACAGCCCACCTGGCAAATTGGTTATGCGGCGCTGGAACAGGTGATCGCGCGCATTGACGGCAACGAACAGCCGATTAGCGAGCAGGTTTTCCCCGGCGAGTTGATTGTGCGCGGCTCAAGCCAGCCGCTGCGCTAATTCCCCTTTCTCTGGCTCACTTCGTGAGCAGGATCATAATTCCACACTCTCTTCCTTTCATTTGGAACCGGTTCCATTTAGGTTTTTTTTAAGACATCGATTTTAAGACAACGGGCGGCTCTGACCGCATCCTTCCCAGTTCAATGGAGAGACAACATGGCACATCCCGAAATCATCGTGGTCACCGCCGCCTACGGCACGCACAAAGTCGCTGAGTTAGGTGGCCAGACTGCGCTGCTGCCGCTGATCAAAGCCGCTGGCGCGGATGGTGTGGAAATCCGTCGTGAGCTATTCAGTGAAGACGACCTGCTGCAGTTGCATTCGCTGAATAAAGCCATTGCTCAACAGCAACTCAGCGCCAGCTATTCGGTACCAGAAGCCCTGTGGCTAGAGGACGGCTCGCTCAACCCTCGTTTGGGACAGTTCCTGCTGGAAGCGGAGCAGATGGGCGCTAAGCGCTTGAAAATCGCCCTCGGTCACTTTGTCGATCTCAGCGACGCTTCGCTGGTTGAGGTATTGGCCGCATCGCCAGTGACCGTGGTGGTGGAAAATGATCAAACGCCAGACAGCAAACTGGCCCCGATGCAAACCTTCTTCCATCGTACCTGTGATGCCGCCTTGCCGCTGGATATGACCTTCGACATGGGTAACTGGCAGTGGACCGGTGAAGACGCCATGCAGGCCGCAGCTCAGCTCAGTCGTTACGTCAGCTACATTCACGTTAAAGCCGCAGTGCCGCATGGCGAGAGCTTCCGTGCAGTAGCAC is a window of Pantoea rwandensis DNA encoding:
- a CDS encoding LacI family DNA-binding transcriptional regulator, producing MKTRPPRATISDVARTAKTGKTSVSRYLNGEVNLLSPDLKARIEQAIADLDYRPSQMARGLKRGRTRLIGLIIADITNPYSVDVLSGIEAACRAQGFTLLMCNTNNEVDREQYYLQLLSSYQVEGIVVNAVGMHEEVLKRLQQSMLPMVLIDRKIPDFACDVVGLNNPEAAQIATQHLLDNGYDALLFLSEPLGSVNTRRERLGAFYDTSKAHAGVMAENAEVPLHQPEQLEQVLRAFQQRHSDKRCAVMAANGALTLQVARALQRLEQRWGETIGLLGFDELEWAALAGVGITTLKQPTWQIGYAALEQVIARIDGNEQPISEQVFPGELIVRGSSQPLR
- a CDS encoding sugar phosphate isomerase/epimerase family protein, which translates into the protein MAHPEIIVVTAAYGTHKVAELGGQTALLPLIKAAGADGVEIRRELFSEDDLLQLHSLNKAIAQQQLSASYSVPEALWLEDGSLNPRLGQFLLEAEQMGAKRLKIALGHFVDLSDASLVEVLAASPVTVVVENDQTPDSKLAPMQTFFHRTCDAALPLDMTFDMGNWQWTGEDAMQAAAQLSRYVSYIHVKAAVPHGESFRAVALDETDGSWRVLLQALPADAPRGIEFPLEGEDLLAVTRHYVDLLRAV